In Panulirus ornatus isolate Po-2019 chromosome 18, ASM3632096v1, whole genome shotgun sequence, the DNA window TCTATGATCGTGTACTGAGACACCATTATAACTCTGGAGAATTACCTTTGCTTTATAGGATAAATAGGAAGGAAGATGAcacccaggcgactccaggcGACCTTGAGGGCTAATGATAGGACTATCAATTTTCCAGTTTTTATAGAAGGATCAGTTTGTGAATCAATGCATCCCCAGCAATCTCAGATGACAAAGGGGTAAAATCTGGTCATCCCAGCATGTATGGGTCGAAGAGGTAATCATATGTTTCTTATTGATCAGGCTGGCAGGGCATATGCTGAGTTTGTGAGCGAGAGCAGTGACATCGTGATCACAAGATTCTTTGGAATCTTCTTCGCTTTCTTCCAGTCGACACAAGTGTGGGGCAACCTCATCTCCTCCTCAGGTAAAGTTTCTGAGTGCTCCTTATTCGTAAGGCCCTTGTGcaaataaaatatttttcttcacAGTCTAcccgtccttctctctctctctctctctctctctctctctctctctctctctctctctctctctctctctctctctctctctctctcgcaactaCCCCTCAACCTTACATCAAAAACCACTTGCAGTTCTGTCCATTGGTGTAAAGGAAGCAAACGGGACGAACGAGACAGCGCTGATGTCATGCGGCTATAACTTCTGCATCGAGAACTCGCCAGGTCCGTCGACGGACGGCGACGAGGAATCAGAAGAGAGGGATGGTCCGCCACTCTGGCAGATCTACACCATGGCGTCCATCTACGTGGCGTTCGCCTTTATGTCCTCCATTACCATTTTCATCTTTGTAGATCCACTAAGCAAGTAGGTACTCGACTGATGGCATATTTCTTGAGATGCGTTCGTCGTTTAACACTAACAAACGTTTACTTGCCAATCGCTGTTTAGGAAAAGTTTTAAAAGATGAACTCCTCTACGTTCTTGGGGATTCCTGCTTAGGATCACTTATCACCTcagtagaatgcatgtatatttcaTGGAACCATTTCCTCGAATCGTTTTCATTCTTGATGAAGAACTGATGAAGTAAGACCATCAGTATGAACGTTTACATGTAACGTTGTCAGTCAGACCATGGTAGACTACTGACACATGCCTgtgccctcaaacatttcttcaTGACCTAAGTTTTTGAAACTACCAACCTTACTAAGGACGACAGAGCTGCTGAGAAACAGTGTTTAGAGTGGGGCTTACAACATCACGCAGTCTGCCATTACCAACAAATATATTGCCTCTCATGTCTCGTCTTGCTGGTTGCTGTCAGTACCTTCAGGTTCTCTTATCTGTCGGTGGTATTGGTAGTAAAATTATCTCTCTTGCCTAAAGAAAGCGTACAGCCACGAGCACTTCTAGACTTTCTATCCAAAGCTCTGTTCACGAAAATTTACAAACCACACATTTAAGTTAAACTATTTACCCTATGCAAGGGTATTCAAAGAATGCatatgaattcaaacagcaacagatcactgggtccctttgagactgtttgtgatagtagaagatatcagaaactcattgATAAGTGTTTTAAGATTTACTGGGCATACATGATTCAAAAAGAAAAACCTGCAAACTTACACTTTGACAAAGgagtcataagcgaaatattttcagtttttcttgAATATATCTACAGCGCTGTTCTTAACCACTCTGATTAGATAAtcttatgttaacaatcctgttgaagaaaacatTTTTGCCTAttttgaggtaaaacgtttgcccgtatgtttgtatacattactatgagtgaaatcagacaaatccaGATGTAAGGATgctgttagatcaagattattaaagcctttgattattttgaatacttgtattaagaTCAActcttaacattctcttttctgtAGTTGAACAACTTGGACATCATGATACAGTGATAAGATTCTGACATTTTCTTACAAAGCATTTCAAGCCATTAAGGCTTTGTCTTCGTCTGTTCTCTTTATGCATTGACGCATCATTGATATAGATGGTAAGTGACGCTCATGTTTGTGATTCACTGGATCATTTACATATGCTTGATAAGAAAAGCTATGGATAGATAGTGTTATGATTTTAAAGCATTCGCTTGTCAGGAGAGACCAAAATCACACACCCTCTCCAGAGTCAGACCACAGAGAACTTTACGTGGTTTCCCTCAGCTGCTCTAATTCACTTCATCCTGCGCAGCCTAACACCCCTCCTGTACCTTGTACGAAGTGGGCTGGGGAGACCGGGTGGTTTTGTTGGACTTTTCTCTCCGGCATGAGCTTCTGGAAGTTGATGAATTAGACGACTGCTGTGACGAGCTAGTCAATTTGTGAGGTTTAAACTGGCTACGATGAGAGCAGTCGTATGCTTTGAAGGGACAATTGGCTTCCCATCACACCAATGAATGGCCCAAGAGATCCCCCGTCACATCTTGTAACCTCACGTGGTGAAAGATAGTCTCGTTGTCCAACGGTACCATACCGGCCAACCACGCGGTAATACCGGGAATCAAGTCTTACATGTCCAAAATATCACAAGTCTTACATGTCCAAAATATCAACCAAGTTTCCATGACCATAAATGCAACCCCCAACAAGGAATATTGTCACCAGTGTAAAACTTTGTCATCTCTTCGATATATCCAGCACACGGTCAAGATATATAAACATTACCGTTGTGGTGGAGGATTGATTTGATGATGTGTACAGGAGATATCACGGACCATTGCTTGgtctgagatggaaagcttttgtcACCTCACGGTCACACTAGTTAACGTACTGACCTGCTATGACGTacaataggtatatatatatatatatatatatatatatatatatatatatatatatatatatatatatatatatatatatatatatatatatatatatttatttatttatttatttatctatttatttattttgctttgtcgctgtctcccgcgtttgcgaggtagcgcaaggaaacagacgaaagaaatggcccaatccacccccatacacatgtatatacatacacgtccacacaagcaaatatacatacctatacatctcaatgtacacatatatatacacgcacagacacatacatatatacccatgcacacaattcacactgtctgcctttattcattcccatcgccacctcgccacacatggaataccatccccctccccccctcatgtgtgcgaagtagcgctaggaaaagacaacaaaggccccattcgttcacactcagtctctagctgtcatgcaataatgcccgaaaccacagctccctttccacatccaggccccacacaactttccattgtttaccccagacgcttcacatgccctgattcaatccactgacagcacgtcaaccccggtatgccacatcgatccaattcactctattccttgcccgcctttcaccctcctgcatgttcagtccccggtcactcaaaatctttttcactccacctttccacctccaatttggtctcccacttctcctcgttccctccacctcagacacatatatcctcttggtcaatctttcctcactcattctctccatgtgcccaaaccatttcaaaacaccctcttctgctctctcaaccacgctctttttatttccacacatctctcttacccttacgttacttactcgatcaaaccacctcacaccacacattgtcctcaaacatctcatttccagcacatccatcctcctgcgcacaactctatccatagcccacgcctcgcaaccatacagcattgttggaaccactattccttcaaacatacccatttttgctttccgagataatgtatatatatatatatatatatatatatatatatatatacatatatatacaccccctttttttaataaattccactgcaataccatccaaacccgctgccttgccggctttcatcttctgcaaagctttcactaccttttctctgtttaccaaattatttccgccctcgaccaaaacaccctatatctgccactctgtcatcaaacacattcaacaaaccttgaaaatactcactccatcttctcaaatcaccactacttgttataaccttctcattagcccccttcaccaatgttcccatttgttctcttgtcttacggacaaaacatctttatattctccctaaaatttaatgatactctctcaccccagctctcatttgccctctttttcacctcttgcacctttctcttgacctcctgcctctttctttcatacatcttccactcatttgcattatttccctgcaaatatcgtccaaatgcctctctcttctctttcactaacaatcttccttcttcatcccaccactcgctaccctttctaatctgcccacctcccacgtttctcatgccacaaggatcttttgcgcaagccatcactgcttccctaaatacatcccattcctcccccacctcccttacgtcctttgctctcacctttttccattctgcactcaatctctcttggtacttccttgcacaagtctccttcccaagcccacttgctctcaccactctcttcaccccaactttctctcctcctttctgaaaacctctacaaatcttcactttcgcctccacaagataatgatcagacatccctccagttgcacctctcagcacattaacatccaaaagtctctctttcgcgcgcctgtcaattaacacgcaatccacgtaattctagccatctctccttcttacttgcgcatacttatgtatatctctctttttaaaccaggtattcccaatcacacagaacaccccatatacactaattattccctcaactgccactttattcaactttgcatttaaatcacccatctctataacctagtctcgtgcatcaaaactactaacactcactcagctgctcccaatacacttgcctctcatgatctttcttctcataggcaccaataaccacccatctctctccattcctggggataagagagaaagaatacttcccacgtattccctgtgtgtcgtagagggcgactaaaaggagagggattgtgggccaagtgaggatttccctcaaaggctcagtcctctgttcttaacgctacctcgctaacgcgggaaatggctaatagtatgaaagaaaaagatatatatatatatatatatatatatatatatatatatatatatatatatatatatatatatatatatatatatatatatatatatatatatatatatatatatatatatatatatatatatatatatatatatatatatatatatatatatatatatatatatatatatatatatatatatatatatatatatatatatatattccttgccctcctttcaccctcctgcatgttcaggccccgatcacacaaaatctttttcactccatctttccacctccaatttggtctcccacttctcgttccctccacctccgacacatatatcctcttggtcaatctttcctcactcattctctccatgtgcccaaaccatttcaaaacaccctcttctgctctctcaaccacgctctttttatttccacatatctctcttaccctcacgttacttactcgatcaaaccacctcacaccacacattgtcctcaaacatctcatttccagcacatccatcctcctgcgcacaactctatccatagcccacgcctcgcaaccatacaacatatatatatatatatatatatatatatatatatatatatatatatatatatatatatatatatatatatatatgtgtgtgtgagaaatacttagaaaagcaaatggaattgtatgtagcatttatggatctggagaaggcatatgatagagttgatagagatactctgtggaaggtattaagaatatatggtgtgggaggcaagttgttagaagcagtgaaaagtttttatcgaggatgtaaggcatgtgtacgtgtaggaagagaggaaagtgattggttctcagtgaatgtaggtttgcggcaggggtgtgtgatgtctccatggttgtttaatttgtttatggatggggttgttagggaggtgaatgcaagagttttggaaagaggggcaagtatgaagtctgttggggatgagagagcttgggaagtgagtcagttgttgttcgctgatgatacagcgttggtggctgattcatgtgagaaactgcagaagctggtgactgagtttggtaaagtgtgtgaaagaagaaagttaagagtaaatgtgaataagagcaaggttattaggtagagtagggttgagggtcaagtcaattgggaggtgagtttgaatggagaaaaactggaagaagtaaagtgttttagatatctgggagtggatctggcagcggatggaaccatggaagcggaagtggatcataggatgggggaggggccaaaattctgggagctttgaagaatgtgtggaagtcgagaacattatctcagaaagcaaaaatgggtatgtttgaaggaatagtggttccaacaatgttttatggttgcgaggcgtgggctatggatagagttgtgcgcaggaggatggatgtgctggaaatgagatgtttgaggacaatgtgtggtgtgaggtggtttgatcgagtaagtaacgtgagggtaagagagatgtgtggaaataaaaagagcgtggttgagagagcagaagagggtgttttgaaatggtttgggcacatggagagaatgagtgaggaaagattgaccaagaggatatatgtgtcggaggtggagggaacgaggagaagtgggagaccaaattggaggtggaaagatggagtgaaaaagattttgtttgatcggggcctgaacatgcaggaaggtgaaaggagggcaagggatagagtttcccccccaaaaaaagaaataatcgaaTATATAAAGGTATAATGAATGCCAGTTATAAACAAGTCTGATCTTATCACAAACCAGTTCTGAGCATTTCTAGAACTATCATATTACTGTCATGACTCACAGAAGTGAGCATAGTCTCCCTGATGGGTCCACAGAAGGAGAAGTAATAATGCTTCATGAGATATAATCTACAGTGATAGACATTCCTAACATTATTTTTCTCTACAAGTTGTTTCGCGACACAAATGTCTCAAAGTGGTTTGGTTATTCACTTGTCAGATTTAAGCTCACTGATGGCATCTCTGACGGCGGGAAGAGCAGCCTGCAGCTGCTGGTGGCCACCTTCAACCACATGCGCCACCCGTACCAGCTGCTGATCATCCCGCTAACCATCTGGTCGGGTGTAGAGCAGGCTTTCCTCGGAACAGATTTTACAGCGGTAAGTATCATACTGTAGTTATCGAAATCTGTGTCAATGTACATATCTCATCAGCATGATACGCGTATGTCTATATAGTAAAATtgcctactttatatatatatatatatatatatatatatatatatatatatatatatatatatatatatatatatatatatatatatatatatatatatatatatatatatattactttgtcgctgtctcccgcgttagtcaggtagcacaaggaaacagacgaaagaatggcccaacccacccacatacacatgtatatacatacacgtctacacacgcaaatatacatacctatacttctcaacgtatacatatatatgcacacacagacatatacataaatatacatgtacatgattcatactgtctgcctttattcattcccatcgccaccccgccacacatgaaataacaaccccctcctcccgcatgtgcgcgaggtagcgctagggaaagacaacaaaggccacattcgttcagacttagtctctagctgtcatgtaataatgcatcgaaaccacagctccctttccacatccaggccccacagaacgttccatatatatatatatatatatatatatatatatatatatatatatatatatatatatatatatatatatatatatatatatatatatatatatatatatatatacctttcaccctcctgcatcttcaggctccgatcgctcaaaatcattttcactccatccttccacctgtaatttggtctcccacttctcctcgtaccctccacctctgacatatatatatatatatatatatatatatatatatatatatatatatatatatgtatatatatatatatatatatatatatatatatatatatatatatatatatatttatatatatatatatatatatatatatatatatatatatatatatatatatatatatatatatatatatatatatatatatatatatatatataaatatatattttttttttttttcatactattcgccatttcccgcattagcgaggtagcgttaagaacagaggactgggcctttgagggaatatcctcaaatggcccccttctctgttccttcttttggaaaatttaaaaaaaaaatgagaggggaggatttccagccccccgctcccttcccttttagtcgccttctacgacatgcagggaatacgtgggaagtattctttctcccctatatatatatttatctatttattcactttgccccgtcgccgtcccccgcaccagcgaggcagtgcaaggaaacagacgaaagaatggcccaatatatatatatatatatatatatatatatatatatatatatatatatatatatatatatatatatatatatatatatatatagtgaggtagcgcaatgaaacagacgaaagaatggcccaacccacccatatagacaggtatatacatacacgtccacacaagcacatatacataccaatacatttcaacgtatacatacatatacatgcacagacatatccatatagatacaggtacacaattcatacttgctgtctatattcactcccgtcgctaccccgccacacatgaaatgacaaccccctccccacgcatgcgcgcgaggtaccgctaggaaaagataacaaaggccacattcgttcacaatcagtctctagatgtcatgtataatgcgccaaaactacagctccctttccacatgcaggcctcaCAAAACCTTGCTTGGCTTACAAAAAAGCTTAATATGCCctatttcaatccattgatagcacctcgactcaggtataccacatcgttccaattcactctattccttgcacgcctttcaccctcctgcatgttcaggctccgatcgctcaaaatctttttcactccatccttccacctctaatttggtctcccacttttcctcgttccctccacctctgacacatatatcctctttgtcaatctttcctcacgcattctttcGATGTGACCAAACAACTTCAGAAtactttcttctgctctttcaaccaccctctttttattaccacacatctctcttaccctttcattaattactcgatcaaaccacctcacactacatactgtcctcacacatctcatttccaacacatccaccctcatccgcacactTCTAtcaatagctcacgcctcgctaccacatattgtcctcacacatctcatttccaacacatccaccctcatccgcacacttctatcaatagcccacgcctcgctaccacataacgttgttagaagcaccattcctccaaacatatccattttgcttTACGATAtaatgttcgtattcatatacttccgcgttgtaGTTAGGTTCGgttaaatgctatctgctggctaggtgcgcctgttgggaagtgaccgttgtagaccccgttgctcaccaacgtgagacgaagggtattcgagtgcatagtattcgaatagttatttcgtattagccaggcccatagcctagcggtagcattcccgcctgttgcaaagggtcccaggttcgttccttgctgttggaggtttgtatgttctatgaaggtgcgcgttcttatacactttgttcgtatgtatatatatatatatatatatatatatatatatatatatatatatatatatatatatatatatatatatatatatatattttttttttattatactttgtcgctgtctcccgcgtttgcgaggtagcgcaaggaaacagacgaaagaaatggcccaacccacccccatacacatgtatatacatacgtccacacacgcaaatatacacacctacacagctttccatggtttaccccagccgcttcacatgccttgattcaatccactgacagcacgtcaaccccggtataccacatcgctccaattcactctattccttgccctcctttcaccctcctgcatgttcaggccccgatcacacaaaatctttttcactccatctttccacctccaatttggtctccctcttctcctcgttccctccacctccgacatatatatcctcttggtcaatctttcctcactcattctctccatgtgcccaaaccacttcaaaacaccctcttctgctctctcaacaacgctctttttatttcaacacatctctcttacccttacgttactcactcgatcaaaccacctcacaccacacattgtcttcaaacatttcatttccagcacatccatcctcctgcgcactactctatccatagcccacgcctcgcaaccatacaacattgttggaaccactattccttcaaacatacccatttttgctttccgaaataatgttctcgacttcaacacattcttcaaggctcccagaattttcgccccctcccccaccctatgattcacttccgcttccatggttccatccactgccaaatccacttccagatatctaaaacacttcaccttctccagtttctctccattcaaacttacctcccaattgacttgaccctcaaccctactgtacctaataacgttactcttattcacatttactctcaactttcttctttcacacactttaccaaactcagtcaccagcttctgcagtttctaacatgaatcacccaccagcgctgtatcatcagcgaacaacaactgactcacttcccaagctctctcatccacaacagactgcatacttgcccctctttccaaaactcttgcattcacctccctaacaaccccatccataaacaaatcaaacaaccatggagacatcacacacccctgccgcaaacctacattcactgtgaaccaatcactttcctcgcttcctacacgtacacatgccttacatcctcgataaaaacttttcactgcttctaacaactttcctcccacaccatatattcttaataccttccacagagcatctctatcaactctatcatatgccttctccagatccataaatgctacatacaaatccatttgctttactaagtatttctcacatacattcctcaaagcaaagacctgatcaacacatcctctaccacttctgaaaccacactgctcttacccaatctgatgctctgtacatgccttcaccctctcaatcaataccctcccatttaatttaccaggaatactcaacaaacttatacctctgtaatttgagcactcacctttgtcccctttgcctttgtacaatggcactatgcaagcattccgccaatcctcaggcacctcaccatgaatcatacatacattaaacaaccttaccaaccagtcaacaatacagtcacccccctttttttttatagattccactgcaataccatccaaatccgctgccttgcctgctttcatcttccgcaaagcttttactacctcttctctgtttaccaaatcattttccctaaccctctcactttgcacaccacctcgaccaaaacaccttatacctgccactctatcatcaaacactttcaacaaaccttcaaaatactcactccacctccttctcacatcactactacttgttatcacctccccattagcccccttcaatgaagttcccatttgttcccttgtcttacgcactttatttacctccttccagaacatcttttcattctccctaagatttaatgatactctctcaccccaactctcatttgccctctttttcacctcttgcacc includes these proteins:
- the LOC139754883 gene encoding UNC93-like protein; protein product: MGRRGNHMFLIDQAGRAYAEFVSESSDIVITRFFGIFFAFFQSTQVWGNLISSSVLSIGVKEANGTNETALMSCGYNFCIENSPGPSTDGDEESEERDGPPLWQIYTMASIYVAFAFMSSITIFIFVDPLSKFKLTDGISDGGKSSLQLLVATFNHMRHPYQLLIIPLTIWSGVEQAFLGTDFTAAYVTCGLGVHMVGYIFVFYGVCDSLCSISFTPLVKRYGRVPLFSLGFIINLILIITFIYWPPHPDDLVWFFIIVGLWGVADAVWQTQINALYGVIFSSESEAGFSNYRLWESMGFFIAYACSTVLCIDSKITILLIFLLMGIAGYYIIEALEKMGGLKKDQDGRVVRIDVLIMKSLEAVLED